The Verrucomicrobiota bacterium DNA window TTTGAGATTTAGCTTGGATAATTCCGCACTGTAAGCGATGAGGTTTTCGGGGTGTTTCCTGACGTCGTCGGCGGAGCTGACCCCCGCATCCGTGATACGTTTGGCCGAATGCCTGATGACATCGTACACAGCCCTGTCGATGAGGTAACGGATGACGACACCGGCCCGGACGCTATCATCCTTGATCTGGTAGCGATTTTTGACTTCAGCGAGGGCATCCTTCCAGAGATCGAGATCGTTTAATGCCTCGATTTTGAGGAAACCGGCCTCGATGCCGTCCTCGATGTCGTGGCTGTAATAGGCGATCTCATCGGCGAGATTAGCGATTTGGGCTTCGAGTGAAGGCCGAGGAAAACGGAAATATTTTTTATTCTTATCATCAGGGGTGTCATGAGACGTCTCGTGTTTGACGAGGCCCTCGCGGACTTCCCATGTGAGGTTGAGCCCGTCGAAATTTGGATATTTTTTCTCAATCACCTCGACGATCCGCAGGCTTTGCAGGTTATGGTCAAATCCCCCGTATCCCGTCATGAGTTCATTTAAGGTGTCTTCCCCACAATGGCCAAAGGGAGAGTGACCCAGATCGTGGGCGAGGGCGATGGTTTCCGTGAGGTCTTCATTCAGGCGGAGGGCCTTCGCGATGGTGCGGCTGATATTGGCCACCTCGATCGTATGGGTCAGGCGTGTGCGGAGATGGTCACCGGTTCCATTCAGAAATACCTGGGTCTTATACTCTAATCTGCGGAAAGCTCCCGAATGGATGACCCGGGCACGGTCACGCTGGTAATCGGTGCGGATATCGTGTTTATCCTCAGGAAAATCCCGGCCACGGGTCTCCCCGCTTTTTTGTGCAAACGCGGCGAGGGTATTATTTTCCAATTGCTCTTGCTGGAGGCGGGATTGAAACATGGCTGGCGAGGGGACGTAGAGAGAGAGAGTTAAGGTGTTTCGGGGGCGTAGGAACCCCAGTCGAACTTTGATCCGGAAAATTTCTTAATAGTCTCGGGAGAGATTTTGAGTGAACTGCCTTGGGGGTTTATGGTGCCCAGTGAAAAGGGGTTCCCGTAAATATCATTTCCATTTGATGTCGCCAATCGTGAATCGGGGGGAAGGTAAGGGACGATATCCTCCCATTTGATTTCGCTACCCCCGGCGGATTGTTTATCCATGGCAAATTGCGTAATGGATTTATCGATGATTTTACAATCCTCTTTGATGAGGTAGGCGATGGACTCCCCGCGGTTTACCATGAATTTCTGGAGGACAGAGTCACGATTCTCCCGGAGGACCGGGATAGGATAAAAATTCCCGGAGATAAAAAGGCCTTGGATAGCGATTTTATTACGGTAATAGGTGTCGGGATAGTCATTAAGGACTTTCTCAGCCATTTTAATGGCACGGTTAAACTCGGTATAACTTTGCTGGAAAACCTGGTAAAAGGATTCGTCGGATAATCTGTCTTTGGACTGGCTCTCGGCCTTGAATGCCGAATCAATATAATTAAAGGTAGTCAGGTAAGTCTGGGCAGCCGTATCGTAGAGGTCTTTGGCTTCAAACTCCTCACGGATGGAGTCATGCGGGTTTTGTTTGAGCTTACTAAACTCTGTGTTTAATAGCTCTAAGGATTTGTTTACTTGATAAGACTGATATCCGAGATAACAACAAATGCTCAAGAGGACAAAACAAACGAGGCTCAAGATGATGATGGGTTTATTTGATTCCATTTTGGGTTATTGTATTCTATAGCGGAAAAGGGGATATCACAACCAAAAGAAACAACAAGTTTTTGCAGGGGGATGAATTTATGTGTTTGCCAGAGCCTCGGATCAGGTTATAACTTTTGGCCTTTAATTAATCAAATTTATGGAATACGAAGTCATTATCGGACTGGAAGTCCACGTTCAACTCAAAACCAAATCAAAAATGTTCTGCGGCTGTAAGAATGAATACGGCGCCGCACCGAATACGCATACATGTCCTGTGTGTCTGGGGATGCCGGGGTCTTTACCTATGCCAAATAAGCGGGCACTCGAAATGACGGCCCTGACCGGGCTGATGCTTGATTGTCATATCGCCCCGGTGTGTAAATTTGACCGGAAACATTATTTTTATCCGGATATGCCGAAGGATTATCAGATCAGCCAGTATGATCTGCCGATCTGCTCACAAGGACACGTGGACCTCGTGAAGGAATGTTACCCAAAGGATGTCCAGAAAGAGGTGATGGAAACTAAGAAAGTCCGTCTGATCAGGATCCACCTTGAGGAAGATGTCGCAAAGTCATTCCACTTTGACACGACCAGTGGCATCGATTTTAACCGGGCGGGTACCCCTTTGATGGAAATCGTGACCGAGGCGGATATCAGCAGTCCCGAGGAAGCTTTTGCTTTCCTGAGCACTTTGCGTATGAATCTACTTTACGGGAAAGTCAGTGATGCGGACATGGAAAAGGGGCAGATGCGTTGCGACTGTAATATCTCCTTGCGGCCCAAAGGGGTCAAGGAATACGGGACAAAAATCGAAATCAAGAATATGAATACGATCAGTGGTGTCCGCCGTGCCTTGGCTTTCGAGATCAAACGCCAGACTGCCGGGTATGACAAGGGTGAGAAATTCGCCCAGGAAACCCGCCGTTGGGATGAGGAATCGGGGCAAACCATCCTCATGCGCGTGAAAGAGTCCGCCCACGATTACCGTTATTTTCCCGATCCTGACTTGATGCCGGTGGATTCATCCGCATTTATGGATAAAGTCCACGGCGAAATGCCCGAGCTTCCTGCCCAAAAACGGGTGCGTTACATGGACGACATTAAAGTCACCGACTATAATGCCGCCGTGCTTTCGGCTGATAAGTTTCTCGCGGAATATTTTGAAATCGCTGTGGACGGTGCAAAATCGACTAATACGGTTGCGAATTTTATTGTGAATGATTTGCTCCGTGACTTAGGCAATGAAGGTAAGGAAATCAAGGATTCCCCGATCCCCCCACAACATATTAATGACTTGGTCGCTTTGCTCGACGGGGCAAAGATTAATTCGCAACAAGCCAAAGAAATTTTTATCGAGATGTATCAAACAGGCGTGGATGCCTCTGCGATCGTGGCTAAGGACCCCGATAAATATAAACAAGTCGATTCCGGTGAGATTGAAGCCATGGTCGATGCGGCTATCGCGGCCAATCCAAATGCCGTGGCCGAGTACAAGAGTGGAAAAACCGGGGCGATTAATTTCCTCAAGGGTCAGGTCATGAAAGTCGCCAAAGGCAAGGCCAGTCCCACAGTCGTCGATGAAATGCTCAAATCCAAGCTAGGCTAAGGGCCAGGGGGGGGCAGAG harbors:
- a CDS encoding deoxyguanosinetriphosphate triphosphohydrolase, translating into MFQSRLQQEQLENNTLAAFAQKSGETRGRDFPEDKHDIRTDYQRDRARVIHSGAFRRLEYKTQVFLNGTGDHLRTRLTHTIEVANISRTIAKALRLNEDLTETIALAHDLGHSPFGHCGEDTLNELMTGYGGFDHNLQSLRIVEVIEKKYPNFDGLNLTWEVREGLVKHETSHDTPDDKNKKYFRFPRPSLEAQIANLADEIAYYSHDIEDGIEAGFLKIEALNDLDLWKDALAEVKNRYQIKDDSVRAGVVIRYLIDRAVYDVIRHSAKRITDAGVSSADDVRKHPENLIAYSAELSKLNLKLRKYLYQNLYFHKAVRSVHHDTCEMMRRLFGHFIAHPDLIGRKSAVRISKIGIYRAVCDYVSGMTDRYLIAQYTQYFGITKP
- the gatB gene encoding Asp-tRNA(Asn)/Glu-tRNA(Gln) amidotransferase subunit GatB, giving the protein MEYEVIIGLEVHVQLKTKSKMFCGCKNEYGAAPNTHTCPVCLGMPGSLPMPNKRALEMTALTGLMLDCHIAPVCKFDRKHYFYPDMPKDYQISQYDLPICSQGHVDLVKECYPKDVQKEVMETKKVRLIRIHLEEDVAKSFHFDTTSGIDFNRAGTPLMEIVTEADISSPEEAFAFLSTLRMNLLYGKVSDADMEKGQMRCDCNISLRPKGVKEYGTKIEIKNMNTISGVRRALAFEIKRQTAGYDKGEKFAQETRRWDEESGQTILMRVKESAHDYRYFPDPDLMPVDSSAFMDKVHGEMPELPAQKRVRYMDDIKVTDYNAAVLSADKFLAEYFEIAVDGAKSTNTVANFIVNDLLRDLGNEGKEIKDSPIPPQHINDLVALLDGAKINSQQAKEIFIEMYQTGVDASAIVAKDPDKYKQVDSGEIEAMVDAAIAANPNAVAEYKSGKTGAINFLKGQVMKVAKGKASPTVVDEMLKSKLG